A genomic segment from Campylobacter concisus encodes:
- a CDS encoding phosphatidylserine decarboxylase encodes MNKDNLFSQIFGKVAKINFFKPLQEAINSFYIKLFKIDMIEFKSANEYKNLNELFTRRLIKPRDFDAADEMFISPVDGTCLSFGSTKELRAFSIKGMEYSVSELLGQSKLEGEYDFANIYLSPKDYHHYHAPCDIAIKKAIYIPGKLYSVATKWLVKVDSLYTKNERVALSCEIKNGKKLWLVFVGALNVGKMKFCFDERIQTNAMANFTQIYEYGNLHIKKGERLGNFELGSTIVILSEKDVIEYNLFENKELKFAETIGLIK; translated from the coding sequence ATGAATAAAGACAATCTGTTTTCTCAAATTTTTGGAAAGGTTGCAAAGATTAACTTTTTCAAACCACTTCAAGAAGCCATAAATTCTTTTTACATAAAGCTGTTTAAGATAGATATGATCGAGTTTAAATCAGCAAATGAATATAAAAATTTAAATGAGCTTTTTACTAGAAGGCTCATAAAACCAAGAGATTTTGATGCAGCAGATGAGATGTTTATAAGCCCAGTTGATGGTACTTGTCTTAGTTTTGGTAGCACAAAGGAGCTAAGGGCCTTTAGTATAAAAGGCATGGAGTATAGTGTAAGTGAGCTATTGGGGCAGAGTAAGCTTGAGGGCGAATATGACTTTGCAAATATCTATCTTAGCCCAAAAGATTATCATCATTATCATGCGCCTTGCGATATTGCCATTAAAAAAGCCATATATATTCCGGGTAAACTTTACAGCGTGGCTACAAAATGGCTTGTAAAAGTAGACAGCCTTTATACAAAGAACGAACGCGTAGCGCTATCTTGTGAGATAAAAAATGGTAAGAAACTTTGGCTTGTTTTTGTAGGTGCGCTCAATGTCGGAAAGATGAAATTTTGTTTTGATGAGCGTATACAGACAAATGCGATGGCAAATTTTACACAAATTTACGAGTATGGAAATTTACATATCAAAAAAGGTGAACGCCTTGGGAATTTCGAGCTTGGCTCAACTATTGTGATACTTAGCGAAAAAGATGTAATCGAATACAATCTCTTTGAAAATAAAGAGCTTAAATTTGCTGAGACCATTGGACTGATAAAATAA
- the ychF gene encoding redox-regulated ATPase YchF — protein sequence MGLSVGIVGLPNVGKSTTFNALTKAQNAESANYPFCTIEPNKAIVPVPDKRLNELAKIVNPNKIQYSTIEFVDIAGLVKGASSGEGLGNKFLSNIRETELILHIVRCFDDENITHVEGSVDPVRDIEIIQTELILADIEQLNKKIEKLTREAKANAKGAKEALEIANLLLAHLNEGKSASSFEQRDSEAFLALNRELRLLSAKEVVYGANVDEEGLSEDNKFVKALKEYAKASDHEVIKLCAKVEEELIGLSDEEAHEFLASIGTSESGLEKIIRTSFAKLNLISYFTAGVVEVRAWTITKGWKAPKAASVIHNDFERGFIRAEVISYEDYIAHGGENGAKEAGKMRLEGKDYVVQDGDVMHFRFNV from the coding sequence ATGGGACTTTCAGTTGGAATCGTAGGCCTACCAAATGTGGGCAAATCAACGACATTTAATGCACTTACAAAGGCGCAAAACGCCGAGAGTGCGAACTATCCATTTTGCACTATCGAGCCAAACAAAGCCATCGTGCCAGTGCCTGATAAGCGCCTAAATGAGCTTGCTAAAATAGTAAATCCTAATAAAATTCAATACTCGACCATCGAATTTGTCGATATCGCAGGTCTTGTAAAAGGGGCAAGCTCAGGAGAAGGTCTTGGCAATAAATTTTTATCAAACATTAGAGAAACCGAGCTTATTTTGCATATAGTTCGCTGCTTTGATGATGAAAATATCACTCACGTCGAGGGCAGCGTCGATCCAGTAAGAGACATCGAGATCATCCAAACCGAACTGATACTAGCCGACATCGAGCAGCTAAACAAAAAGATAGAAAAGCTCACAAGAGAGGCGAAAGCAAACGCAAAAGGTGCAAAAGAAGCGCTTGAGATAGCAAATTTACTTTTGGCTCACCTAAATGAAGGTAAAAGTGCAAGTAGCTTTGAGCAAAGAGATAGCGAGGCATTTTTAGCGTTAAATAGAGAACTAAGACTTTTAAGCGCCAAAGAGGTAGTTTATGGTGCGAACGTCGATGAAGAAGGGCTTAGTGAAGATAATAAATTTGTAAAAGCGCTAAAAGAGTACGCAAAGGCTTCAGATCACGAGGTAATCAAGCTTTGCGCCAAAGTAGAAGAGGAGCTAATAGGTCTAAGCGACGAGGAGGCACACGAGTTTCTAGCATCTATCGGCACGAGTGAGAGCGGTCTTGAAAAGATCATAAGAACGTCTTTTGCAAAGCTAAATTTAATAAGTTATTTTACTGCTGGCGTCGTTGAAGTAAGAGCTTGGACGATCACAAAGGGCTGGAAAGCACCAAAAGCAGCAAGCGTCATTCACAACGACTTTGAGAGGGGCTTTATCAGAGCTGAAGTGATAAGCTACGAGGACTACATCGCGCATGGCGGCGAAAATGGAGCTAAAGAGGCTGGCAAGATGAGACTTGAGGGTAAAGACTACGTCGTACAAGATGGCGATGTTATGCACTTTAGGTTTAATGTTTAA